One window of the Candidatus Microbacterium colombiense genome contains the following:
- a CDS encoding ABC transporter permease subunit, producing the protein MSVVSATGTVRIVRPRRVVRAGEGRWALLLVGVVAVILLIWEAVVSWFGWVPATFLPAPSAIGVAFGGLMVDPEFWSAFVFSVTNLLIGLAIAIVVGVVVGLAVGWSPVLRFMVAPFLWVLYSTPKVALAPLFILGLGLGSESKIALVILLAVFPILLNTMEGAVTVSPSLVNAARVYGAKGIGLGWKVIFPATLPYSLSGIQRGAALGFTGEVLGEFLGGTGGLGHLLEFAAYQFRMDEAIAMVVVMVIIANLTLLLISVLRRRLAPWYDERRIVG; encoded by the coding sequence ATGAGCGTTGTCTCGGCGACCGGAACCGTCCGCATCGTGCGCCCGCGCCGGGTGGTGCGTGCGGGTGAGGGACGCTGGGCCCTGTTGTTGGTCGGCGTTGTCGCTGTCATCCTGCTGATCTGGGAAGCGGTGGTGAGCTGGTTCGGCTGGGTGCCCGCGACGTTCCTGCCCGCGCCGAGTGCGATCGGGGTGGCGTTCGGCGGGTTGATGGTCGACCCGGAGTTCTGGTCGGCCTTCGTCTTCAGCGTCACGAACCTGCTCATCGGTCTCGCGATCGCGATCGTCGTCGGCGTGGTCGTCGGCCTCGCGGTGGGCTGGTCGCCGGTGCTGCGCTTCATGGTGGCCCCGTTCCTGTGGGTGCTCTACTCCACGCCCAAGGTCGCGCTGGCGCCCCTGTTCATCCTCGGTCTCGGCCTCGGGAGCGAATCGAAGATCGCCCTGGTGATCCTGCTGGCCGTGTTCCCGATCCTCCTCAACACGATGGAGGGAGCGGTCACCGTCAGCCCCTCGCTCGTCAACGCGGCCCGGGTGTACGGGGCGAAGGGCATCGGCCTCGGCTGGAAGGTCATCTTCCCCGCGACCCTGCCGTACAGCCTCTCCGGCATCCAGCGCGGCGCAGCCCTCGGGTTCACCGGCGAGGTGCTCGGTGAGTTCCTCGGGGGAACCGGCGGCCTCGGCCACCTGCTCGAGTTCGCCGCGTACCAGTTCCGCATGGACGAGGCGATCGCGATGGTCGTGGTGATGGTGATCATCGCGAACCTCACGCTGCTGCTGATCTCGGTGCTGCGGCGCCGGCTCGCGCCCTGGTACGACGAGCGCAGGATCGTCGGCTGA
- a CDS encoding ABC transporter permease — protein MSSLLAAGPNYGKGGVGAWLAGLSTRGKAAVIAIEVVVLLVLWQLVVGVFGWINPVFLPPPLSIGQGFGEIVSSGALASNAGISVQAWLLGFALAVVVGIPVGLLMGSSLPVDRVVGPIAWTIYATPSIAYQPLAKAWFGFGIGPVIFLVTISALFPILLNVAAGMRTANPSIIRAARVYGAGRLRLYRSVYLPSTVPFLFAGLRQAVVLATIGMVVAELAGSASGMGALIIRASNTYQTDQAFAAIAVVVLWSVGMTQVVTAVERWVAPWTRKAKR, from the coding sequence ATGAGCTCACTGCTGGCCGCCGGGCCGAACTACGGCAAGGGCGGAGTCGGCGCCTGGCTCGCCGGTCTCAGCACCCGGGGCAAGGCGGCGGTCATCGCGATCGAGGTCGTCGTGCTGTTGGTGCTCTGGCAGCTCGTCGTCGGCGTCTTCGGATGGATCAACCCGGTCTTCCTCCCTCCGCCGCTGTCGATCGGGCAGGGCTTCGGCGAGATCGTGTCGAGCGGGGCGCTCGCCTCGAACGCCGGCATCTCGGTGCAGGCGTGGCTGCTCGGTTTCGCGCTCGCCGTGGTCGTCGGCATCCCGGTGGGTCTGCTCATGGGGTCGTCGCTGCCCGTCGATCGGGTCGTCGGACCGATCGCGTGGACGATCTACGCGACCCCGTCGATCGCCTATCAACCTCTCGCGAAGGCGTGGTTCGGCTTCGGCATCGGACCCGTGATCTTCCTCGTGACGATCAGCGCCCTCTTCCCGATCCTGCTCAACGTCGCGGCCGGGATGCGCACGGCCAACCCGTCGATCATCCGCGCGGCGCGCGTGTACGGCGCGGGGCGGCTGCGGCTGTACCGCTCGGTGTACCTGCCCTCCACGGTGCCGTTCCTGTTCGCCGGGCTCCGTCAGGCCGTCGTGCTCGCGACGATCGGCATGGTCGTCGCCGAGCTCGCGGGCTCGGCCAGCGGTATGGGCGCGCTCATCATCCGCGCGTCGAACACGTATCAGACCGATCAGGCGTTCGCGGCGATCGCGGTCGTCGTGCTGTGGAGCGTCGGCATGACACAGGTGGTGACCGCCGTCGAGCGGTGGGTCGCCCCCTGGACGCGGAAGGCGAAGCGATGA
- a CDS encoding ABC transporter ATP-binding protein, with translation MTDVKDTARVSADPLISVTGLSVSYDVARTGKKLIAIENVDLDVFEGEFITVLGPSGCGKTTFMNVIAGLVAPSTGSVLIDGKQVDGPGPDRAVVFQDYALLPWRTVFDNVKFGLEMQKGLRAEGWRERVQEAIDMVGLKGFESSYPRELSGGMQQRVGLARAFVAEPRILLMDEPLGAVDALTREVMRDEIDKLIEATGKTVLFITHSIEEAILLGDRIVVFKSHPGAIKEIITTGLERPRSERAVQHDPRFLELRDHLWAALEDEATAAAVSK, from the coding sequence ATGACTGACGTGAAAGACACCGCTCGAGTATCGGCAGATCCGCTGATCTCGGTCACAGGGCTCTCTGTGAGCTATGACGTCGCGCGCACGGGGAAGAAACTGATCGCCATCGAGAACGTCGATCTCGACGTGTTCGAGGGCGAGTTCATCACGGTGCTCGGCCCGTCGGGATGCGGAAAGACGACGTTCATGAACGTCATCGCCGGTCTCGTCGCGCCGAGCACCGGCTCGGTGCTCATCGACGGGAAGCAGGTCGACGGCCCCGGACCCGACCGGGCCGTCGTCTTCCAGGACTACGCGCTGCTGCCCTGGCGCACCGTGTTCGACAACGTCAAGTTCGGACTCGAGATGCAGAAGGGCCTGCGAGCCGAGGGATGGCGCGAGCGTGTGCAGGAGGCGATCGACATGGTCGGTCTGAAAGGGTTCGAGTCGTCGTATCCCCGCGAGCTCTCCGGGGGCATGCAGCAGCGTGTCGGTCTCGCCCGGGCGTTCGTCGCGGAGCCGCGGATCCTGCTCATGGACGAGCCTCTCGGCGCGGTCGACGCCCTCACCCGCGAGGTGATGCGCGACGAGATCGACAAGCTCATCGAGGCGACGGGCAAGACCGTCCTCTTCATCACGCACTCGATCGAAGAGGCCATCCTGCTCGGCGACCGCATCGTCGTGTTCAAGAGCCACCCCGGCGCGATCAAGGAGATCATCACGACCGGGTTGGAGCGACCGCGGTCGGAGCGCGCCGTGCAGCATGACCCACGCTTCCTCGAACTCCGCGACCACCTGTGGGCGGCGCTCGAAGACGAGGCGACGGCGGCAGCGGTGTCGAAATGA
- a CDS encoding LLM class flavin-dependent oxidoreductase produces MKFGLLLPHFGEEASKEKLLEGSKLAESFGFDSVWVRDHLVFEPHGEMEKPNRTFYDALTTLTAIGAVTDKIELGTGSLIPFRHPLVTALMAGTMTQLLGPRLILGFGAGTFDHEFDAIGWGDLDRVEMVRSNAEILKRVFTENDVTYDDGIFTFDNVTIEPKPVGGRIPFWYCGATPRSARLAAEFADGWMPGRTGLLTMEKRIKTMRDMTDENGRPMPTIAVIPPTSIEDTREEALKHVNIPGLLAWANKAKFAVKPPSGSFETVEDLEGQLIVGDPDQAVEQIRRFEEVGTEHLVFDFRFKFDRFFEQIELLGTEVLPKLR; encoded by the coding sequence ATGAAATTCGGACTGCTGCTGCCACACTTCGGCGAAGAGGCGAGCAAGGAGAAGCTGCTCGAGGGGTCGAAGCTCGCCGAGAGCTTCGGATTCGACTCGGTGTGGGTGCGCGATCACCTGGTGTTCGAGCCGCACGGCGAGATGGAGAAGCCGAACCGCACGTTCTACGACGCGCTCACCACGCTCACCGCGATCGGTGCGGTGACCGACAAGATCGAGCTCGGCACCGGATCGCTCATCCCGTTCCGCCACCCGCTCGTCACGGCGCTGATGGCCGGCACCATGACGCAGCTGCTCGGCCCGCGCCTGATCCTCGGCTTCGGGGCCGGCACCTTCGACCACGAGTTCGACGCGATCGGCTGGGGCGACCTCGACCGCGTCGAGATGGTGCGCTCGAACGCCGAGATCCTCAAGCGCGTGTTCACCGAGAACGACGTCACCTACGACGACGGCATCTTCACCTTCGACAACGTCACGATCGAGCCGAAGCCCGTGGGCGGCCGCATCCCGTTCTGGTACTGCGGCGCGACCCCGCGATCCGCCCGCCTCGCGGCCGAGTTCGCCGACGGATGGATGCCGGGCCGCACCGGTCTGCTCACGATGGAGAAGCGCATCAAGACCATGCGCGACATGACGGATGAGAACGGCCGGCCGATGCCGACCATCGCCGTCATCCCTCCCACCTCGATCGAGGACACTCGTGAAGAGGCACTGAAGCACGTGAACATCCCGGGCCTTCTGGCCTGGGCGAACAAGGCGAAGTTCGCCGTGAAGCCGCCGTCCGGCAGCTTCGAGACCGTCGAAGACCTCGAGGGGCAGCTGATCGTCGGCGACCCCGACCAGGCCGTCGAACAGATCAGGCGGTTCGAGGAGGTCGGCACCGAGCATCTCGTGTTCGACTTCCGCTTCAAGTTCGATCGGTTCTTCGAGCAGATCGAACTCCTCGGCACCGAGGTGCTTCCTAAGCTGCGATGA
- a CDS encoding dihydroorotase family protein has protein sequence MSVELKITGGTVVTPAGPVVADLLVSDGKVAGIVAAGTDIAADRTIDAAGKLVLPGMVDVHVHTREPGYEHKDDIYTTSLQAAAGGVTTMFGMPNLKPPTTDVATLTDVFHRYEESSIVDWNHNPAPTKFGEIAGMSEMGIRAYKIYMVVDTGRDYPHPSGTGIHNHGHLLEIMDHIAQTGKRFIVHPHDQALMDYIEGAYLARGENTPEGYASAYAAREGVIWDTAIDVVLRLAEASGCPVHIAHIQTRRSIEAVRRAKQNGIDVTCEVNHWAPFLSTWHDVETLGPYALSYWVPDDNRAAVWEGMRDGTIDIAASDHAPHTREEKEVGWTQMWSSHTGTPGIQYYYELMLDAVNKGELDLQRAIDMVAHIPAAKFGLEGVKGSLTIGADADIVIADLADEWTITNDGVLSKIGWTPYDGRTISARIQRTLVRGVDVYVDDEVIGDRTFGKLAASAEDRAAFAAERN, from the coding sequence ATGAGCGTGGAACTGAAGATCACCGGCGGCACCGTCGTCACCCCCGCAGGACCGGTCGTCGCCGACCTGCTCGTGAGTGACGGGAAGGTCGCGGGCATCGTCGCCGCCGGCACCGACATCGCCGCCGACCGCACGATCGACGCGGCGGGCAAGCTCGTGCTGCCCGGCATGGTCGACGTGCACGTGCACACCCGCGAGCCCGGCTACGAGCACAAGGACGACATCTACACGACCAGCCTGCAGGCGGCCGCGGGTGGAGTGACCACCATGTTCGGGATGCCGAACCTCAAGCCCCCGACGACCGATGTCGCCACGCTCACCGACGTGTTCCATCGGTACGAGGAGTCGTCGATCGTCGACTGGAATCACAACCCGGCACCGACGAAGTTCGGCGAGATCGCGGGCATGAGCGAGATGGGCATCCGCGCCTACAAGATCTACATGGTCGTCGACACCGGGCGAGACTACCCGCACCCGTCAGGCACCGGCATCCACAATCACGGGCACCTGCTCGAGATCATGGATCACATCGCCCAGACCGGCAAGCGGTTCATCGTGCACCCGCACGACCAGGCGCTGATGGACTACATCGAAGGCGCGTACCTCGCCCGCGGCGAGAACACCCCGGAGGGATACGCCTCCGCCTACGCCGCCCGCGAGGGTGTGATCTGGGACACCGCGATCGACGTCGTGCTGCGGCTCGCCGAAGCATCCGGCTGCCCCGTGCACATCGCGCACATCCAGACCCGCCGCTCGATCGAGGCCGTGCGCCGTGCGAAGCAGAACGGCATCGACGTCACGTGCGAGGTCAACCACTGGGCGCCGTTCCTGTCGACCTGGCACGACGTCGAGACCCTCGGTCCGTACGCGCTGAGCTACTGGGTGCCCGATGACAACCGCGCCGCGGTCTGGGAGGGCATGCGCGACGGCACGATCGACATCGCCGCCAGCGACCACGCCCCGCACACGCGCGAGGAGAAGGAAGTCGGGTGGACGCAGATGTGGAGCTCTCACACCGGCACCCCCGGCATCCAGTATTACTACGAGCTCATGCTCGACGCCGTGAACAAAGGCGAGCTCGACCTGCAGCGCGCGATCGACATGGTCGCCCACATCCCCGCCGCCAAGTTCGGCCTGGAGGGTGTGAAGGGATCGCTCACGATCGGGGCGGATGCCGACATCGTCATCGCCGACCTGGCCGATGAATGGACCATCACGAACGACGGCGTGCTGTCGAAGATCGGCTGGACCCCGTACGACGGACGCACCATCAGCGCCCGCATCCAGCGCACGCTCGTGCGCGGTGTCGACGTCTACGTCGATGACGAGGTCATAGGCGATCGCACATTCGGAAAGCTCGCCGCATCGGCGGAAGACAGGGCGGCATTCGCCGCAGAGAGGAACTGA
- a CDS encoding alpha/beta fold hydrolase yields MQTTPVSYFSEGHRISAVWRTPDHDGPYRAIVQGPGWLGLKDATLYVRYHEALVAAGFAVLVIDYRGFGDSEGDRGYLSPAWQLEDLRNAVTYLTTRDDVIADAIGVFGTGGTGGGNAVLLADADPRIKAAASQVPVADGEDWLHRMRSEYEWLDFQNSLAEDRRLRVTTGEGRIVHPREEIMIPTAERRATKIKADVDDRIPTAVPLACAEGIIAYRPIEAAARLTTPLLVIGVEGDATTPTDHAEALYEAARGPKQLIMQRHTTHYAAYDTYWEQTTPVIVEWFDRYVRPAHLVHRSTPSPAIGESQSTESVQKQEVTR; encoded by the coding sequence ATGCAGACCACACCTGTCTCGTACTTCAGCGAGGGTCACCGCATCTCCGCCGTCTGGCGCACCCCCGACCACGACGGTCCCTACCGCGCCATCGTGCAGGGACCCGGTTGGCTCGGGCTGAAGGATGCCACGCTCTACGTCCGCTATCACGAGGCGCTCGTGGCCGCCGGCTTCGCGGTGCTCGTGATCGACTACCGCGGCTTCGGCGACTCCGAGGGTGACCGCGGGTACCTGTCGCCGGCGTGGCAGCTGGAGGATCTCCGCAACGCCGTGACGTACCTCACCACCCGTGACGACGTGATCGCCGATGCGATCGGCGTGTTCGGCACCGGGGGGACGGGCGGCGGCAACGCGGTCCTGCTGGCGGATGCCGATCCGCGCATCAAGGCGGCGGCGAGCCAGGTGCCCGTCGCCGACGGTGAGGACTGGCTGCACCGCATGCGCAGCGAGTACGAATGGCTCGACTTCCAGAACTCCCTCGCGGAAGACCGCCGTCTGCGCGTGACCACGGGAGAGGGGCGGATCGTGCATCCCCGCGAGGAGATCATGATTCCCACCGCCGAACGCCGCGCCACGAAGATCAAGGCCGACGTCGACGACCGAATACCCACCGCCGTGCCGCTCGCGTGTGCCGAGGGCATCATCGCCTACCGCCCGATCGAGGCGGCCGCCCGGCTCACGACGCCGCTGCTGGTGATCGGCGTGGAGGGCGATGCGACCACGCCGACCGATCACGCCGAGGCGCTCTACGAGGCCGCGCGCGGTCCGAAGCAGCTGATCATGCAGCGGCACACCACCCACTACGCCGCGTACGACACGTACTGGGAGCAGACCACCCCGGTCATCGTCGAGTGGTTCGACCGCTACGTGCGGCCCGCACACCTGGTGCATCGGAGCACCCCCTCGCCCGCGATCGGCGAGTCCCAGAGCACAGAGTCCGTTCAGAAGCAGGAGGTCACGCGATGA
- a CDS encoding putative F420-0 ABC transporter substrate-binding protein: MPATTRALCVAPALALLLATALGGCASTATTPAAASDENAARTLDNCGTEISLDAPPQRILTIKSSTLELALELGAGDRIIGSAFSDGPVPDDLADQADGITVVSDKVPSNEATLELEPDLVFAGWESNFSVDGAGERAELQKLGITTYVAPAACKAPGYMPDPLTFDTVFDGFAEAGELLGEEDSATALIATQRAELDAIVPDDRGLDAVWYSSGTDQPFVGAGIGAPQMILTAAGLQNVFADVHDTWTSTSWERIADADPDVIVLVDATWNTAASKIAQLTANPVTAQLDAVVHERYVIVDFPSTEAGIRNVDAVESIVAQLGE; this comes from the coding sequence ATGCCTGCCACCACCCGCGCGCTCTGCGTCGCCCCCGCCCTCGCCCTCCTCCTCGCCACCGCCCTGGGCGGCTGCGCCTCGACCGCAACCACCCCCGCCGCCGCATCGGATGAGAACGCCGCCCGCACCCTCGACAACTGCGGCACCGAGATCTCCCTCGACGCCCCGCCGCAACGCATCCTGACCATCAAGTCGTCGACGCTGGAGCTGGCCCTGGAGCTGGGAGCCGGCGATCGCATCATCGGCTCCGCGTTCTCCGACGGCCCCGTGCCCGACGACCTCGCCGACCAGGCCGACGGCATCACGGTCGTCTCCGACAAGGTGCCGTCGAACGAGGCGACGCTCGAGCTGGAGCCCGACCTCGTGTTCGCAGGCTGGGAATCGAACTTCTCCGTCGACGGCGCCGGCGAGCGCGCCGAGCTGCAGAAGCTCGGCATCACGACCTACGTCGCCCCCGCCGCGTGCAAGGCCCCTGGTTACATGCCCGACCCGCTCACCTTCGACACGGTCTTCGACGGGTTCGCCGAAGCCGGAGAACTGCTCGGGGAAGAGGATTCCGCGACCGCCCTCATCGCGACGCAGCGCGCCGAGCTCGACGCGATCGTGCCGGACGACCGCGGCCTCGACGCCGTCTGGTACTCCTCCGGCACCGACCAGCCCTTCGTCGGGGCAGGCATCGGCGCGCCGCAGATGATCTTGACCGCCGCGGGACTGCAGAACGTGTTCGCCGACGTGCACGACACCTGGACCTCGACCTCGTGGGAGCGGATCGCCGATGCCGATCCCGATGTGATCGTGCTGGTCGATGCCACGTGGAACACCGCGGCGTCGAAGATCGCCCAGCTCACGGCGAATCCCGTCACCGCGCAGCTCGACGCCGTGGTGCACGAGCGCTACGTGATCGTCGACTTCCCCTCGACCGAGGCCGGGATCCGTAACGTCGACGCCGTCGAGTCGATCGTCGCCCAGCTCGGGGAATGA
- a CDS encoding iron chelate uptake ABC transporter family permease subunit produces the protein MSVTVWLPRALPRAAAHATGKRRRTASAIAVLLLALAATVVAAVAIGPADITPAELAASVWAHLTGAQSGLTPIRDAIIWEGRVPRVLTAAAVGGGLALCGAVMQALTRNPLADPYLLGLSSGASTGAVIVIVLGAAVALPFAAFAGALLALALTLGLARAAGSASSTAVVLAGLAVSAVLAALTSLVIFWSATNDSYREILSWLLGSLGGADWSDAALAGIAVIVCAVPLLASARPLDSLVLGDTAAEALGIPVTRLRVLLFVCTALLTGALVAVSGSIGFVGLILPHAVRAVVGARHRALLPVSFLAGAVFLIWADTIARTVFDPRELPVGIVTALIGGPVFAMLMLRMRRRQS, from the coding sequence ATGAGCGTCACGGTTTGGCTGCCGAGGGCGCTCCCCCGCGCGGCGGCGCATGCGACGGGGAAGCGTCGGCGCACGGCATCCGCGATCGCCGTGCTGCTGCTCGCGCTGGCCGCGACTGTGGTTGCCGCGGTCGCGATCGGGCCCGCCGACATCACCCCCGCCGAACTCGCGGCGAGCGTGTGGGCGCACCTGACCGGGGCGCAGAGCGGACTCACGCCGATCCGCGACGCGATCATCTGGGAGGGGCGGGTGCCCCGCGTGCTCACCGCGGCCGCGGTCGGAGGCGGCCTCGCCCTCTGCGGCGCGGTGATGCAGGCGCTCACCCGCAACCCGCTCGCCGACCCGTACCTGCTGGGGCTCTCGTCGGGCGCATCGACCGGCGCCGTGATCGTCATCGTGCTCGGCGCCGCGGTCGCCCTGCCGTTCGCCGCGTTCGCCGGCGCGCTGCTCGCTCTCGCCCTGACACTCGGACTCGCCCGCGCCGCAGGCTCCGCCTCGTCGACCGCGGTGGTGCTCGCCGGGTTGGCGGTGTCGGCGGTGCTCGCGGCACTCACGAGCCTCGTGATCTTCTGGAGCGCCACGAACGACAGCTACCGCGAGATCCTCAGCTGGCTGCTCGGCTCGCTCGGCGGAGCGGACTGGTCGGATGCCGCACTCGCCGGCATCGCCGTGATCGTCTGCGCCGTCCCCCTACTGGCGTCGGCCCGCCCCCTCGACAGTCTCGTGCTCGGTGACACCGCCGCCGAAGCCCTGGGCATCCCGGTGACGCGACTGCGCGTGCTGCTGTTCGTGTGCACCGCCCTGCTCACCGGAGCGCTGGTCGCGGTGAGCGGATCCATCGGGTTCGTCGGGCTGATCCTGCCCCATGCCGTGCGCGCGGTCGTCGGCGCCCGGCATCGCGCCCTGCTCCCGGTGTCGTTCCTCGCCGGTGCCGTGTTCCTCATCTGGGCCGACACGATCGCCCGCACCGTGTTCGACCCGCGCGAGCTCCCGGTCGGTATCGTCACGGCGCTCATCGGCGGTCCGGTCTTCGCGATGTTGATGCTGCGGATGCGGCGGAGGCAGTCATGA
- a CDS encoding ATP-binding cassette domain-containing protein produces the protein MTGGLDVRRLRFGHGARMVIDGMHISAPAGSVTALLGPNGSGKSTLLRLIAGTLRGEAESLDLDGTSLSALRRRERARRVALVEQEWTAAEGMTGRDIVGLGLLPHRGWLSFEGEDADAVATDAALARAGALAFADRDAATLSGGERQRVNLARALAQRPSLLLCDEPTNHLDIRAQLDALTLLRSLAGEGMTVFAALHDLNHAAAFADRVIVVADGRVQAAGAPEEVLTRALIARVWHVDADVLQRPGSTRPLIVFTP, from the coding sequence ATGACCGGCGGGCTCGACGTGCGCCGCCTGCGCTTCGGCCACGGCGCCCGGATGGTCATCGACGGGATGCACATCTCAGCCCCCGCCGGATCGGTCACCGCACTGCTCGGGCCCAACGGCTCGGGCAAGAGCACGCTGCTGCGACTCATCGCCGGCACGCTGCGCGGTGAGGCAGAGTCGCTCGACCTCGACGGCACGTCGCTGTCGGCGTTGCGCCGTCGCGAGCGCGCGCGGCGGGTGGCGCTCGTCGAGCAGGAGTGGACGGCGGCCGAGGGCATGACCGGCCGCGACATCGTCGGCCTCGGGCTGTTGCCGCATCGCGGGTGGCTGTCGTTCGAGGGCGAGGATGCGGATGCCGTGGCCACCGACGCCGCACTCGCCCGCGCCGGTGCGCTCGCGTTCGCCGATCGCGACGCCGCGACCCTGTCGGGCGGCGAGCGCCAGCGCGTGAACCTCGCCCGCGCACTCGCGCAGCGGCCGTCGCTGCTGCTGTGCGACGAGCCGACGAATCACCTCGACATCCGTGCGCAGCTCGATGCACTCACGCTGCTGCGCTCGCTCGCCGGCGAGGGCATGACGGTGTTCGCCGCCCTGCACGACCTCAACCACGCGGCGGCGTTCGCCGATCGGGTGATCGTGGTCGCAGACGGTCGCGTGCAGGCGGCCGGGGCTCCGGAAGAGGTCCTCACGCGCGCCCTCATCGCCCGCGTCTGGCACGTCGACGCCGACGTGCTGCAGCGGCCGGGCAGCACCCGCCCGCTGATCGTGTTCACGCCCTGA
- the cofD gene encoding 2-phospho-L-lactate transferase — MMSASDAPRIVVLAGGVGGSKFVLGVREAARRRWPDGAGGCRARITVIANTGDDVWLSGLRLQPDVDSMIYALAGVNDTERGWGRTGESERVAAELHAWGAGWPWFTLGDLDLGAHIARTGWLRDGASVTEVVGRLASRWPLGIRLLPMTDAEVDTHVITDQGRMHFQEWWTRHRASLPARSFESPGIADAAPAPGVREALAEADVILFAPSNPVVSLGPILAVPGIAEAVRTAQGAVVGVSPIIAGAPVRGMADACLAAVGIPATADAVGRHYGSRCSGLLDSPSTASEIATSTPPHPSPARRAADELRSRARGGLLDVWLMAEEDAALAASVEEAGLRAEVHPLWMRDLETSAALADAALDATALRA, encoded by the coding sequence ATGATGTCGGCATCCGATGCCCCGCGCATCGTGGTGCTCGCGGGCGGAGTCGGCGGGTCGAAGTTCGTCCTCGGCGTGCGCGAGGCGGCTCGGCGACGGTGGCCCGATGGCGCCGGCGGTTGTCGTGCCCGGATCACCGTGATCGCCAACACCGGTGACGATGTGTGGCTCAGCGGACTGCGGCTGCAGCCCGACGTCGACTCGATGATCTACGCACTCGCCGGCGTCAACGACACCGAGCGGGGGTGGGGACGCACCGGCGAATCGGAGCGCGTCGCCGCCGAGCTGCACGCGTGGGGTGCGGGGTGGCCGTGGTTCACCCTCGGCGATCTCGATCTCGGCGCGCACATCGCCCGCACGGGGTGGCTGCGCGATGGCGCCTCGGTCACCGAGGTGGTCGGTCGGCTCGCGTCACGGTGGCCGCTCGGCATCCGCCTGCTGCCGATGACCGACGCCGAAGTCGACACGCACGTGATCACCGACCAGGGGCGCATGCACTTCCAGGAGTGGTGGACCCGGCACCGGGCGTCGCTGCCCGCGCGGAGCTTCGAGTCGCCGGGCATCGCCGATGCCGCGCCCGCTCCGGGTGTGCGTGAGGCGCTGGCCGAGGCGGATGTCATCCTGTTCGCGCCGTCGAATCCGGTCGTCTCGCTGGGTCCGATCCTCGCCGTGCCGGGGATCGCCGAAGCTGTGCGAACGGCGCAGGGGGCGGTCGTCGGGGTCTCGCCCATCATCGCCGGAGCGCCCGTGCGCGGCATGGCCGACGCCTGCCTCGCCGCGGTCGGCATCCCCGCCACGGCTGATGCGGTCGGGCGGCACTACGGTTCCCGCTGCTCCGGGCTGCTCGATTCCCCAAGCACAGCTTCGGAGATCGCGACCTCCACGCCGCCGCATCCGTCCCCCGCCCGGCGCGCCGCGGACGAACTCAGAAGCCGTGCCCGGGGCGGGCTGCTCGACGTATGGCTGATGGCGGAAGAGGATGCCGCGCTCGCCGCATCCGTCGAGGAGGCGGGGCTTCGGGCCGAGGTGCATCCGCTGTGGATGCGCGACCTCGAGACCTCGGCCGCGCTGGCGGATGCGGCTTTGGATGCGACAGCCCTCAGGGCGTGA
- the cofC gene encoding 2-phospho-L-lactate guanylyltransferase — MIREARPAPARDWVVVIPVKRAEIGKSRLRVAGVDRESLARAVALDTVEAAAACERVAEIIVVTSDEVTAVALRLIDRVRIVRDRGEGLTAAIETGIAAAPLGRPRAVMLGDLPALQPYELSRALAFAASYRRAFVADAEGVGSVLATAQAGIALHPRFGHASADAHRESGFVEVGFPVLSGLRRDVDLAEHMLVARRSGLGPRTGALVDRSVTSLPLVSTPLVIAS, encoded by the coding sequence ATGATCCGCGAGGCGCGCCCGGCGCCGGCCCGTGACTGGGTGGTGGTGATCCCCGTGAAGCGTGCGGAGATCGGCAAGTCGCGCCTGCGCGTCGCGGGTGTCGACCGGGAGTCGCTGGCACGGGCCGTCGCGCTCGACACGGTCGAGGCCGCCGCCGCGTGCGAGCGTGTCGCCGAGATCATCGTGGTGACGAGCGATGAGGTGACCGCCGTGGCGCTGCGCCTGATCGATCGCGTGCGCATCGTGCGGGATCGCGGCGAGGGGCTGACCGCGGCGATCGAGACGGGCATCGCGGCCGCTCCGCTCGGCCGACCGCGGGCGGTGATGCTCGGCGACCTGCCCGCCCTGCAGCCGTACGAGCTGTCACGGGCGCTCGCCTTCGCGGCTTCGTATCGCCGGGCGTTCGTGGCGGATGCCGAGGGCGTCGGCTCGGTGCTCGCCACCGCCCAAGCCGGGATCGCCCTGCACCCGAGGTTCGGGCATGCATCGGCGGATGCCCACCGCGAGTCGGGCTTCGTCGAGGTCGGGTTCCCCGTACTCAGCGGACTGCGGCGCGACGTCGACCTCGCCGAGCACATGCTCGTGGCGCGACGCTCCGGCCTCGGCCCGCGCACGGGTGCACTCGTCGACCGGTCGGTGACGAGTCTGCCGCTGGTGAGCACGCCGCTGGTGATCGCCTCATGA